The following proteins are co-located in the Sphingobacteriales bacterium genome:
- a CDS encoding aminotransferase class V-fold PLP-dependent enzyme translates to MMKAIYLDYNATTPVDQHVTEIVNHVLTNIYGNPSSAHEYGRQAKWYIENARKQLARLIGAHASEIIFTSGGTESDNLAIKGTALKYRSEGNHIIISSVEHPAVDECCLWLKDNGFRISRIPVDQYGRLNLEALRSEICSETILVSVMHSNNEV, encoded by the coding sequence ATGATGAAAGCAATCTATCTGGATTATAATGCTACCACTCCTGTAGATCAACATGTTACAGAGATTGTAAATCATGTTTTGACGAACATTTACGGCAATCCTTCTTCAGCTCATGAATACGGAAGACAGGCAAAATGGTATATTGAAAATGCCAGAAAGCAGCTTGCCCGGCTCATTGGTGCCCATGCATCCGAAATCATTTTTACCAGTGGAGGAACCGAATCAGATAACCTCGCAATAAAAGGTACTGCACTGAAATACAGGTCAGAAGGAAATCATATCATCATCAGCAGCGTTGAGCATCCGGCTGTTGATGAGTGTTGTTTGTGGCTGAAGGACAATGGCTTTCGTATCAGCCGTATTCCTGTTGACCAATATGGAAGACTTAATCTTGAGGCATTGCGCAGCGAAATTTGTTCTGAAACCATTCTGGTGAGTGTCATGCATTCCAACAATGAAGT